A stretch of Sulfurimonas autotrophica DSM 16294 DNA encodes these proteins:
- a CDS encoding HEPN domain-containing protein, whose protein sequence is MSSALALEWLKASYGDILVLEKIKDEELITHMTSFHAQQSIEKSLKALLEYNTQKIPKKHDVLMLKDRVEKYLQIENEDILEDSNTLYIDSRYPGDMGLLPNGKPTIKEAQEFSDFANKIFNEVCILLDVDISKMSNL, encoded by the coding sequence ATGAGTTCTGCACTAGCTTTAGAGTGGTTAAAAGCTTCCTACGGCGATATATTAGTATTGGAAAAAATTAAAGATGAAGAGTTAATTACGCATATGACATCTTTTCATGCTCAACAATCCATAGAAAAATCGTTAAAAGCACTCTTAGAATATAATACTCAAAAAATACCAAAAAAACATGATGTACTTATGTTAAAAGACAGAGTTGAAAAATATTTGCAAATAGAGAATGAAGACATATTAGAAGATTCAAATACTTTATATATAGATTCAAGATACCCTGGTGATATGGGGTTATTGCCAAATGGTAAACCTACGATAAAAGAAGCTCAAGAATTTTCTGATTTTGCAAACAAAATTTTCAATGAAGTATGTATATTACTAGATGTTGATATTTCAAAAATGTCTAATTTGTAG
- the dndC gene encoding DNA phosphorothioation system sulfurtransferase DndC: protein MLETKIRTVIDRLKKEFLADTRPWVVTFSGGKDSTTVLQLVTEMLLELRAEKKQAKKVYIVSSDTGVEMPVIEDYTGNKLTQIDKYIKKEKLNMEVNLLKPKVTDSFWTLLLGKGYPSPNQNFRWCTDRLKIKPATNFLKSLTIKNESILMLLGVRSDESQARAQSIEKRDENHRGFSKHSEIPNAFVYSPVKDWTNADVWTYLSKYPAPWGKHNDMMVLYDKGSGEADCNIALNPEAASCGKTRFGCWVCTVVSKDKSMENMMRNKGDEWMEPLHHFRNKLEEYRYDHDKRQPRRRNGQKSVGPFLLSVRKEFLEELLEIEQTLINAGKMGSKKLISDEEIVQIQKEWLNDGDFFETAITMSNQAGRLVDYESVKSFNGQEKKFIESICEKNNIPVKLIEDLMQKEHSYRHQILKVA from the coding sequence ATGTTAGAAACTAAAATAAGAACAGTTATCGATAGATTAAAAAAAGAATTTTTAGCTGATACTCGTCCATGGGTAGTTACATTTTCAGGTGGAAAAGATTCAACAACTGTTCTTCAGTTAGTTACAGAGATGTTACTAGAACTTCGTGCAGAAAAAAAACAAGCAAAAAAAGTTTACATAGTTTCTTCAGATACTGGTGTAGAGATGCCAGTAATTGAAGACTATACAGGAAATAAATTAACTCAAATTGACAAATATATCAAAAAAGAAAAACTTAATATGGAGGTTAATCTTCTTAAACCAAAAGTTACTGATAGCTTTTGGACACTTCTTTTAGGGAAAGGTTACCCATCTCCTAATCAAAATTTTCGTTGGTGTACTGATAGACTAAAAATCAAACCTGCTACTAATTTTTTAAAGTCTCTTACAATAAAAAATGAGTCAATATTAATGCTTCTTGGTGTTCGTTCTGATGAATCGCAAGCCCGTGCTCAATCAATAGAAAAACGAGATGAAAATCACAGAGGATTTTCAAAGCATAGTGAAATTCCTAATGCATTTGTTTATTCACCTGTTAAAGACTGGACAAATGCTGATGTATGGACATATTTAAGTAAGTATCCTGCTCCATGGGGAAAACATAATGATATGATGGTTTTATATGATAAAGGTTCAGGGGAAGCTGACTGTAATATAGCACTTAATCCAGAAGCGGCTTCATGTGGAAAAACTCGTTTTGGATGTTGGGTTTGTACTGTTGTTAGCAAAGATAAATCTATGGAAAATATGATGAGAAATAAAGGTGACGAATGGATGGAACCATTACATCATTTTAGAAATAAACTTGAAGAATATCGTTACGACCATGATAAAAGACAACCTCGTCGTAGAAATGGTCAAAAATCTGTTGGTCCATTTCTTCTTTCAGTACGAAAGGAATTCTTAGAAGAATTATTAGAAATTGAGCAAACATTAATTAATGCTGGGAAAATGGGGTCAAAAAAATTAATTTCAGATGAGGAAATAGTACAAATTCAAAAAGAGTGGCTTAATGATGGAGATTTTTTTGAAACAGCAATAACAATGTCTAATCAAGCTGGTCGTCTTGTAGATTATGAATCAGTTAAATCTTTTAATGGTCAAGAAAAAAAATTTATAGAGAGTATCTGTGAAAAAAATAATATTCCTGTAAAGCTCATAGAAGACTTAATGCAAAAAGAACATAGTTATCGTCATCAAATTTTAAAAGTAGCATAA
- a CDS encoding tyrosine-type recombinase/integrase — MQDIPLSNKSVSTLKKLIQNEDDKDSYFIHKRNSKRGNLNHIGFTKDFNQLIQLVLGKEFSTHSFRKGLITQMSMNGINPKLTQALMSHKNISTTLNYYTPTIEDVRECLVR; from the coding sequence ATTCAAGATATCCCTCTTTCAAATAAATCTGTATCTACTTTAAAAAAGTTGATACAAAATGAAGATGATAAAGATTCATATTTTATCCATAAAAGAAATTCCAAGAGAGGAAATTTAAATCATATTGGGTTTACTAAGGATTTTAACCAGTTGATACAGTTGGTACTAGGTAAAGAATTTTCAACTCACAGCTTTAGAAAGGGCTTAATTACTCAAATGTCGATGAATGGAATAAACCCAAAATTAACTCAGGCACTTATGTCTCATAAAAATATATCAACGACATTAAATTATTATACCCCAACGATAGAAGATGTTAGAGAGTGTCTAGTTAGGTAA
- a CDS encoding DUF6997 domain-containing protein, which translates to MAKNDWIEVIEIFNTKSITYINDFLSSNDKFCPNSNHINIFDKNHNAFSSKLLNKPKPGNWIPLYKREDLSDYLVQNDLMPIRCGQGEFFFFKGNIFYNLDEVEFLKINLEYLTQIDTFIPLTLKDFHKNENAYLNKALAIGIINDFIDSDNITVFQQQLNYRRLLYGQFGKIKTNFELEFKTTFGIKKINKGFQFEIDLVLENEDEIIIFEAKQGLKSRKTFTLLQLYYPLIYLNKITNNKKKIRTIFIDIISHATKSEVYKLVEFNFIDLEFDNYKVIKSCQYY; encoded by the coding sequence ATGGCTAAAAATGATTGGATAGAAGTTATTGAAATATTTAATACAAAAAGTATAACCTATATAAATGATTTTTTAAGTTCAAATGATAAGTTTTGTCCAAATAGCAATCATATAAATATATTTGATAAAAATCATAATGCATTTAGCTCCAAGTTACTTAATAAACCAAAACCTGGTAATTGGATTCCTCTGTATAAGAGAGAAGATTTATCAGATTATTTGGTACAAAATGATTTAATGCCCATACGATGTGGTCAAGGTGAGTTTTTCTTTTTTAAAGGTAATATATTTTATAATTTAGATGAAGTGGAGTTTTTAAAAATCAATCTTGAATATTTAACTCAAATAGACACTTTTATTCCATTAACATTAAAAGATTTTCATAAAAATGAAAATGCTTATTTAAATAAAGCATTGGCAATTGGAATAATTAATGATTTTATAGATAGTGATAATATTACAGTTTTTCAACAACAATTGAATTATAGAAGATTATTATATGGACAATTTGGTAAGATTAAAACAAACTTTGAGTTAGAATTCAAAACTACATTTGGTATAAAAAAAATAAATAAAGGTTTTCAATTTGAGATAGATTTAGTATTAGAAAATGAAGATGAAATTATTATTTTTGAAGCTAAGCAAGGTTTAAAATCAAGAAAAACATTCACGCTATTACAGCTATATTATCCTTTAATTTATTTAAATAAAATCACCAATAATAAAAAGAAAATTAGAACTATATTTATAGATATAATTTCACATGCAACAAAGAGTGAAGTTTATAAGTTAGTAGAGTTTAACTTTATAGATTTAGAATTTGATAATTATAAAGTTATTAAAAGTTGTCAATATTATTAA
- a CDS encoding nucleotidyltransferase domain-containing protein, whose translation MKDLEIIKQNIIIRLKPLKLDKVILFGSYAYGNPTDDSDIDLYVVTKDDFLPQTFKEKSTLTKKVSRAIRDLRSDIAIDLIVHTKTMHQKFVELNSSFSKELLNKGIVLL comes from the coding sequence ATGAAAGATTTAGAGATAATCAAACAAAATATTATTATCAGATTAAAACCATTAAAACTAGATAAAGTAATCCTTTTTGGAAGTTATGCGTATGGAAATCCAACTGATGATAGTGATATCGATTTATATGTGGTAACAAAAGATGATTTTCTTCCTCAAACTTTTAAAGAAAAAAGTACATTGACAAAAAAAGTCTCAAGAGCAATAAGAGATTTAAGAAGCGATATAGCAATAGACCTTATTGTTCACACAAAAACTATGCATCAAAAATTTGTAGAACTCAATAGTTCATTTTCAAAAGAACTTTTAAATAAAGGGATTGTTCTTTTATGA
- a CDS encoding AAA family ATPase produces MKIIYIKSFHTDENKLGYKKENNYIILKEDNWNDYGHYTYFHMSLWYKEKIYTIGGLRILFEDEDDSHAVFQKMEGKNKDKYIKINTIDIDKKYISVGASSEYYTRLKELLSEEELYSILDTLHDIPYLEKKYPEIEDLDLKNTDDGFENSLTRDTDSKKAIKEASYFLFGEDLDKDRFDFNFTFQLENVSNEHSIDFTFHDDFFPSNIMTLIGKNGSGKSQTLKHLSECLQGVGVADIFSDVKLQYKPEEALSKTPQFSKVVIISYSPFEDFYNQGGSKSFSYSGLRNKENQITKDIVFKDMKKSLSKMIIDDTNGFDFESSIMKVHKLFEVLKIAIPSIKNIGIRADKKLIDNLQKLDVNNKMTLIDNMIVQTIYTKDILKSYTDQEITNLQVPAKFIEEICFLDNDNNILNLSSGQEIFTYMIFAILGKIEKESLLIFDEPESYLHPNLEIVFMRLLKEILHIFNSYAIIATHSLIITRETPSKFVRVFDIQENDKSFIYTPAVIETFGGNLNTICNYTFNNILEERPFENWLIENIDKNDSISDILEQYRDKLNSESLMYIRNEILND; encoded by the coding sequence GTGAAAATAATATATATAAAAAGTTTTCATACGGATGAAAATAAATTAGGATATAAGAAAGAAAATAATTATATAATTTTAAAAGAAGATAACTGGAATGATTATGGTCATTATACATATTTTCATATGTCTCTTTGGTATAAAGAAAAAATTTATACTATTGGTGGTTTAAGAATACTATTTGAAGATGAAGATGATTCACATGCAGTTTTTCAAAAAATGGAAGGTAAAAATAAAGATAAATATATAAAAATCAATACTATCGATATTGATAAAAAATATATTTCCGTAGGTGCTTCTAGTGAGTATTATACAAGGTTAAAGGAACTTTTATCTGAGGAAGAACTATATAGTATTTTAGATACTTTACATGATATTCCTTATTTAGAAAAAAAATATCCTGAAATTGAAGATTTAGATTTAAAAAATACTGATGATGGATTTGAAAATTCGTTAACGAGAGATACAGACTCAAAAAAAGCGATAAAAGAAGCCTCGTATTTTCTTTTTGGAGAAGATTTAGATAAAGATAGATTTGATTTCAACTTCACATTCCAATTGGAAAATGTTAGTAATGAGCATAGTATAGATTTTACTTTTCATGATGATTTCTTCCCATCTAATATTATGACATTAATTGGGAAAAATGGTTCCGGTAAATCACAAACATTAAAGCATTTATCGGAATGCTTGCAGGGTGTAGGAGTCGCAGATATATTTTCTGATGTAAAACTTCAATATAAGCCTGAAGAGGCTTTGTCTAAAACTCCACAGTTTAGTAAAGTTGTTATTATCTCATATAGCCCTTTTGAAGATTTTTATAATCAGGGAGGTAGTAAATCATTTAGTTATAGTGGATTAAGAAATAAAGAAAATCAGATAACTAAAGATATTGTTTTTAAAGATATGAAAAAATCCTTATCAAAAATGATAATAGATGATACAAATGGATTTGATTTTGAATCATCTATTATGAAAGTACATAAGCTTTTTGAAGTATTGAAAATAGCAATTCCTTCAATAAAAAATATAGGAATAAGGGCAGATAAGAAACTTATAGATAATTTACAAAAATTAGATGTAAATAATAAAATGACACTTATTGATAATATGATTGTTCAAACAATATATACAAAAGATATTTTAAAAAGCTATACAGACCAAGAAATAACAAATTTACAAGTTCCAGCAAAATTTATAGAAGAGATTTGTTTTTTGGATAATGATAATAATATTTTAAATTTAAGCTCTGGACAAGAGATTTTCACATATATGATATTTGCCATACTTGGTAAAATTGAAAAAGAATCATTATTGATTTTTGATGAGCCAGAAAGCTATTTACACCCCAATTTAGAAATTGTTTTTATGAGATTACTAAAAGAAATTTTACATATATTTAATTCATATGCAATTATTGCCACCCATTCTTTAATTATAACAAGAGAAACACCTTCTAAATTTGTAAGAGTGTTTGATATACAAGAAAATGATAAATCATTTATCTACACACCTGCAGTAATAGAAACATTTGGTGGAAATTTAAATACAATTTGTAACTATACTTTTAATAATATATTAGAGGAAAGACCATTTGAAAACTGGCTGATAGAAAATATTGATAAGAATGATAGTATTAGTGACATTTTAGAGCAATATAGAGATAAATTAAATTCTGAGTCGTTGATGTATATTAGAAATGAGATATTAAATGATTAA
- a CDS encoding tyrosine-type recombinase/integrase, with protein MDAIEKKLAEAQDPAFYDREYGTIGFRERDGKLYIRGVLTFRGKTEKVNKSTGFDYLKKNINYVEKHDKQLLWDLSNLKAEYDLERLGDDEESKIPLLEDFYEEAFDKKLALNNISIDTIKEYKQKFNAYISPYFKGYRLNKIKTSDIDDWQIWVLKNFKRKTVKDIRSVLNIILVQAKQKEYIKVNPVVNAQKYNPVREDDDEIVYTDTEMTTILTSIDDYIDETTHKVWSRTRRQLKNMIYLSAGTGIRSGELVALTWADIDFVNKKIDITKTIRNGRVKGTKTYSGKRIIDMNDESFNLLVNQYELFEDVESDYVFLTQEKKNYKNPSMVSKGTWKSYLKYCKIPYRRFYNLRHTFATNLINKQKDSVGIVSVSSQLGHRNVSTTLNKYVKNKRQHEGKFTDVSAISEFLKKGA; from the coding sequence ATGGATGCTATAGAGAAAAAACTAGCTGAAGCTCAGGACCCAGCTTTTTATGATAGAGAGTATGGAACGATAGGTTTTAGAGAAAGGGATGGAAAACTTTACATCAGGGGTGTATTGACATTCAGAGGAAAAACTGAAAAAGTAAATAAATCTACTGGCTTTGATTATCTGAAAAAAAATATTAACTATGTAGAAAAACATGACAAACAATTACTATGGGATTTGAGTAATCTAAAAGCAGAATATGATTTAGAAAGGTTAGGGGATGATGAGGAGAGTAAAATCCCACTTTTGGAAGATTTCTATGAAGAAGCATTCGATAAAAAATTGGCTTTAAATAATATATCTATTGATACAATTAAAGAATACAAACAAAAATTCAATGCCTATATTTCACCATATTTTAAAGGGTATAGGCTTAATAAAATTAAAACTTCTGATATTGATGATTGGCAGATATGGGTTCTGAAGAACTTTAAGAGAAAAACCGTAAAAGATATTAGAAGTGTGTTGAATATTATTCTAGTACAAGCAAAGCAAAAAGAGTATATTAAAGTTAATCCAGTTGTGAATGCTCAAAAATATAACCCAGTTAGAGAGGATGATGATGAGATTGTATATACAGATACAGAGATGACAACAATCTTAACTAGTATTGATGACTACATAGATGAAACAACTCATAAAGTTTGGTCGAGAACAAGAAGACAGTTAAAGAATATGATTTACCTATCTGCTGGAACTGGAATAAGAAGTGGAGAACTGGTTGCACTTACATGGGCAGATATTGATTTTGTGAATAAGAAAATTGATATTACCAAAACTATTAGAAATGGTAGAGTTAAAGGAACCAAAACTTATAGCGGTAAGAGAATAATTGATATGAATGATGAATCATTTAATCTACTAGTAAATCAGTATGAATTGTTTGAAGATGTTGAATCAGATTATGTATTTTTAACACAAGAGAAAAAGAACTATAAAAACCCGTCTATGGTTAGTAAAGGTACTTGGAAATCATATTTAAAATATTGTAAAATACCTTACAGAAGATTTTATAATCTGAGACATACATTTGCGACTAATCTTATCAATAAACAAAAAGATAGTGTAGGGATAGTTTCTGTAAGTTCTCAACTTGGACATAGAAATGTAAGTACGACTCTTAACAAGTATGTTAAAAATAAGAGACAGCACGAGGGTAAGTTTACTGATGTAAGTGCGATTAGTGAATTTCTGAAAAAAGGAGCTTAG